One stretch of Hemibagrus wyckioides isolate EC202008001 linkage group LG01, SWU_Hwy_1.0, whole genome shotgun sequence DNA includes these proteins:
- the uba5 gene encoding ubiquitin-like modifier-activating enzyme 5 isoform X1 translates to MATAEELKLRIRELENELIKCKQHRSQEDLQTPVFRPKIEKMSAEVLDSNPYSRLMALKRMGIVEDYEKIRSFAVAVVGVGGVGSVTAEMLTRCGIGKLLLFDYDKVELANMNRLFFQPHQAGLSKVEAAEHTLRSINPDVIFETHNYNITTVDNFTHFMDRISNGGLQEGKSVDLVLSCVDNFEARMAINTACNELGQTWLESGVSENAVSGHIQLIIPGETACFACAPPLVVAANIDEKTLKRDGVCAASLPTTMGVIAGILVQNVLKYLLRFGTVSFYLGYNAMQDFFPTMTMKANPQCDDRHCRRQQEEYKKKEAERPKPEVVEEEEEVVHEENEWGIELVSEITAAELQDASGPKPDLPEGITVAYTIPNKDGEVNSEETVEETDQSLEELMAQMKKL, encoded by the exons ATGGCCACCgctgaagagctgaagctgcGAATCCGTGAACTAGAAAACGAACTAATAAAGTGCAAACAGCATCGAAGCCAAGAGGATCTTCAAACTCCAGTGTTTAGACCAAAGATTGAAAAAATGAGCGCCGAGGTCCTGGATTCAAACCCGTACAG CCGGCTGATGGCTTTGAAGCGCATGGGGATAGTTGAAGACTATGAG aaAATCCGCTCGTTTGCTGTGGCTGTGGTGGGGGTAGGAGGGGTGGGCAGTGTCACTGCAGAGATGCTCACCAGATGTGGCATTGGTAAG ttgttgttatttgaCTATGACAAAGTGGAGCTGGCCAACATGAACCGGCTTTTCTTCCAGCCGCATCAGGCAGGGCTCAGCAAAGTGGAGGCAGCAGAGCACACACTGAG GAGTATCAATCCAGATGTTATATTTGAGACACACAATTACAACATCACCACTGTGGACAACTTCACACATTTCATGGATCGCATCAG taatggTGGACTTCAAGAGGGAAAGAGTGTGGATTTGGTGTTGAGTTGTGTGGATAATTTTGAGGCTCGAATGGCCATTAACACG GCTTGTAATGAGCTGGGTCAGACGTGGCTGGAGTCTGGAGTGAGCGAGAATGCCGTGTCTGGACACATACAACTCATCATTCCAGGGGAAACCGCATGCTTTGCT TGTGCCCCTCCGCTGGTTGTGGCAGCAAACATCGATGAGAAGACTCTAAAGCGGGATGGGGTGTGTGCCGCCAGTCTGCCCACCACTATGGGAGTCATTGCTGGGATCCTTGTGCAGAATGTCCTAAA GTATCTGCTCAGGTTTGGAACAGTGAGCTTTTACCTGGGCTATAATGCCATGCAGGACTTTTTCCCTACTATGACCATGAAAGCCAACCCACAGTGTGATGACCGACACTGCAGGAGGCAACAGGAGGAGTACAAA aaaaaagaagcTGAGCGTCCCAAACCTGAAgtagtggaggaggaggaggaagtagTGCATGAAGAAAATGAGTGGG GTATTGAGCTGGTGTCTGAAATCACAGCAGCGGAGCTTCAGGATGCATCAGGTCCAAAACCAGATTTACCAGAGGGCATAACTGTGGCCTACACCATCCCCAATAAG
- the uba5 gene encoding ubiquitin-like modifier-activating enzyme 5 isoform X2 codes for MNRLFFQPHQAGLSKVEAAEHTLRSINPDVIFETHNYNITTVDNFTHFMDRISNGGLQEGKSVDLVLSCVDNFEARMAINTACNELGQTWLESGVSENAVSGHIQLIIPGETACFACAPPLVVAANIDEKTLKRDGVCAASLPTTMGVIAGILVQNVLKYLLRFGTVSFYLGYNAMQDFFPTMTMKANPQCDDRHCRRQQEEYKKKEAERPKPEVVEEEEEVVHEENEWGIELVSEITAAELQDASGPKPDLPEGITVAYTIPNKDGEVNSEETVEETDQSLEELMAQMKKL; via the exons ATGAACCGGCTTTTCTTCCAGCCGCATCAGGCAGGGCTCAGCAAAGTGGAGGCAGCAGAGCACACACTGAG GAGTATCAATCCAGATGTTATATTTGAGACACACAATTACAACATCACCACTGTGGACAACTTCACACATTTCATGGATCGCATCAG taatggTGGACTTCAAGAGGGAAAGAGTGTGGATTTGGTGTTGAGTTGTGTGGATAATTTTGAGGCTCGAATGGCCATTAACACG GCTTGTAATGAGCTGGGTCAGACGTGGCTGGAGTCTGGAGTGAGCGAGAATGCCGTGTCTGGACACATACAACTCATCATTCCAGGGGAAACCGCATGCTTTGCT TGTGCCCCTCCGCTGGTTGTGGCAGCAAACATCGATGAGAAGACTCTAAAGCGGGATGGGGTGTGTGCCGCCAGTCTGCCCACCACTATGGGAGTCATTGCTGGGATCCTTGTGCAGAATGTCCTAAA GTATCTGCTCAGGTTTGGAACAGTGAGCTTTTACCTGGGCTATAATGCCATGCAGGACTTTTTCCCTACTATGACCATGAAAGCCAACCCACAGTGTGATGACCGACACTGCAGGAGGCAACAGGAGGAGTACAAA aaaaaagaagcTGAGCGTCCCAAACCTGAAgtagtggaggaggaggaggaagtagTGCATGAAGAAAATGAGTGGG GTATTGAGCTGGTGTCTGAAATCACAGCAGCGGAGCTTCAGGATGCATCAGGTCCAAAACCAGATTTACCAGAGGGCATAACTGTGGCCTACACCATCCCCAATAAG
- the sh3glb1a gene encoding endophilin-B1a isoform X1, protein MDFNVKRLAADAGTFLSRAVQFTEEKLGQAEKTELDAHLENLLTRAECTKHWTEKILKQTEVLLQPNPNVRIEEFFYEKLDKKAPTRMNNHEMLGQTMIDSGNEFGPGTAYGNALTKCGETEKQIGGAEREFIQSSAINFLTPFRNFLEGDFKTILKERKLLQIKRLDLDAAKTKLKKAKMAEARAAAEQELKVTQSEFDRQAEITRLLLEGVSSTHAHHLRCLNDFVEAQATYYAQCYQYMVDLQKQLGSFPSSFSSNNNQCSAGAGAGVSVPTLPLSTVPSASARQSHSGFSELLSSGASRKARVLYDYDAASSNELSLLADEVITVSSIPDMDSDWLMGERGNQRGKVPITYLELLN, encoded by the exons ATGGACTTCAATGTTAAGAGACTGGCAGCGGACGCGGGGACCTTCCTGAGTCGGGCGgttcag tTCACAGAGGAAAAGTTGGGCCAGGCTGAGAAAACTGAGCTGGACGCACATTTGGAAAATCTTCTTACCAGAGCTGAATGCACCAAACACTGGACAGAGAAGATTTTGAAGCAGACAGAAGTGCTTTTACAGCCAAACCCAA ATGTGCGGATAGAAGAATTTTTCTACGAGAAATTGGACAAAAAAGCTCCCACACGGATGAACAATCATGAGATGCTGGGGCAAACCATGATCGATTCTGGGAATGAGTTTGGACCTGGCACAGCCTATG gaaATGCTCTGACGAAGTGTGGAGAGACGGAGAAGCAGATCGGAGGAGCTGAAAGGGAGTTCATCCAGAGCTCAGCTATTAATTTCCTCACACCTTTCAGGAATTTTCTGGAGGGTGATTTCAAAACTATATTG AAAGAACGCAAGTTGCTGCAGATCAAACGCCTGGATCTTGATGCCGCCAAGACAAAGTTAAAGAAAGCCAAAATGGCTGAGGCGAGAGCTGCT gctgaGCAGGAGCTGAAGGTGACACAGAGTGAGTTTGACAGGCAGGCTGAAATAACCAGACTGCTCCTGGAGGGAGTCAGCAGTACACAT GCTCACCACCTTCGCTGTCTGAATGACTTTGTTGAGGCTCAGGCCACATATTACGCGCAGTGTTATCAGTACATGGTGGATCTGCAAAAACAGCTGGGAAG CTTCCCTTCCTCATTCTCTTCCAATAATAACCAGTGTTCAGCGGGGGCAGGAGCCGGTGTCTCTGTACCCACTCTGCCACTTTCCACTGTTCCCTCTGCTAGTGCCAGACAGAGCCACTCAGGCTTCAGCGAGCTTTTGAGCTCAGGTGCGAGCCGCAAGGCACGGGTACTGTATGATTATGATGCTGCCAGCAGCAACGAGCTATCCTTATTGGCTGATGAA
- the sh3glb1a gene encoding endophilin-B1a isoform X2 — translation MDFNVKRLAADAGTFLSRAVQFTEEKLGQAEKTELDAHLENLLTRAECTKHWTEKILKQTEVLLQPNPNVRIEEFFYEKLDKKAPTRMNNHEMLGQTMIDSGNEFGPGTAYGNALTKCGETEKQIGGAEREFIQSSAINFLTPFRNFLEGDFKTILKERKLLQIKRLDLDAAKTKLKKAKMAEARAAAEQELKVTQSEFDRQAEITRLLLEGVSSTHAHHLRCLNDFVEAQATYYAQCYQYMVDLQKQLGSFPSSFSSNNNQCSAGAGAGVSVPTLPLSTVPSASARQSHSGFSELLSSGDYCEQHPRHGF, via the exons ATGGACTTCAATGTTAAGAGACTGGCAGCGGACGCGGGGACCTTCCTGAGTCGGGCGgttcag tTCACAGAGGAAAAGTTGGGCCAGGCTGAGAAAACTGAGCTGGACGCACATTTGGAAAATCTTCTTACCAGAGCTGAATGCACCAAACACTGGACAGAGAAGATTTTGAAGCAGACAGAAGTGCTTTTACAGCCAAACCCAA ATGTGCGGATAGAAGAATTTTTCTACGAGAAATTGGACAAAAAAGCTCCCACACGGATGAACAATCATGAGATGCTGGGGCAAACCATGATCGATTCTGGGAATGAGTTTGGACCTGGCACAGCCTATG gaaATGCTCTGACGAAGTGTGGAGAGACGGAGAAGCAGATCGGAGGAGCTGAAAGGGAGTTCATCCAGAGCTCAGCTATTAATTTCCTCACACCTTTCAGGAATTTTCTGGAGGGTGATTTCAAAACTATATTG AAAGAACGCAAGTTGCTGCAGATCAAACGCCTGGATCTTGATGCCGCCAAGACAAAGTTAAAGAAAGCCAAAATGGCTGAGGCGAGAGCTGCT gctgaGCAGGAGCTGAAGGTGACACAGAGTGAGTTTGACAGGCAGGCTGAAATAACCAGACTGCTCCTGGAGGGAGTCAGCAGTACACAT GCTCACCACCTTCGCTGTCTGAATGACTTTGTTGAGGCTCAGGCCACATATTACGCGCAGTGTTATCAGTACATGGTGGATCTGCAAAAACAGCTGGGAAG CTTCCCTTCCTCATTCTCTTCCAATAATAACCAGTGTTCAGCGGGGGCAGGAGCCGGTGTCTCTGTACCCACTCTGCCACTTTCCACTGTTCCCTCTGCTAGTGCCAGACAGAGCCACTCAGGCTTCAGCGAGCTTTTGAGCTCAG